The Halomonas sp. KG2 genome contains a region encoding:
- a CDS encoding glutamate-5-semialdehyde dehydrogenase: MSGSNARQNIALQQLAAGNVPAYIQVLGQGARAAARELRRADTGLKNRALEAMASRLTASRQLILEANALDLQRGKETGLDAALLDRLALNDARIDAMVEGLHQVAALPDPVGEIDDMRYRPSGIQVGKMRVPLGVIGIIYESRPNVTLEAASLCLKSGNACLLRGGSEASASNAAISSCIQEGLADVGLPAESVQVVATTDRAAVGAMISMPEYVDVIIPRGGKSLIERISREATVPVIKHLDGVCHVYIDTTADPAKALAIAVNAKTHRYGTCNTMETLLVDAPIADIVLPELARAYAEHHVELRGCERTRALLPQAALATEEDWGAEYLAPILAIKVVDGMDEAIQHIEHYGSHHTDAIVTQDISLARRFMAEVDSSSVIVNASTRFADGFEYGLGAEIGISTDKLHARGPVGLEGLTTQKYVVFGDGQIRQ; this comes from the coding sequence ATGAGCGGTTCAAACGCACGCCAAAACATAGCCCTACAGCAATTAGCTGCGGGGAATGTGCCCGCTTATATCCAGGTGCTCGGTCAAGGCGCTAGGGCAGCTGCTCGAGAGCTACGTCGTGCTGATACGGGATTGAAAAATCGTGCGCTTGAGGCAATGGCATCGCGCCTGACAGCCTCTAGACAATTAATACTAGAAGCTAATGCGCTTGATTTGCAGCGTGGCAAAGAAACCGGCCTAGACGCTGCATTGCTTGATCGTCTGGCGCTTAATGATGCGCGAATTGATGCCATGGTCGAAGGCTTGCACCAAGTGGCTGCACTGCCAGATCCCGTTGGCGAAATTGACGATATGCGCTATCGCCCAAGCGGCATTCAAGTTGGCAAAATGCGCGTGCCGCTAGGCGTTATTGGCATTATTTATGAATCTCGCCCGAACGTTACCCTTGAGGCAGCAAGCCTGTGCTTAAAATCGGGTAATGCTTGCTTGCTACGCGGCGGTTCTGAAGCCAGTGCGTCAAATGCGGCGATTAGCAGTTGTATTCAGGAGGGGCTAGCCGATGTTGGCTTGCCAGCTGAATCCGTACAGGTTGTTGCCACCACCGATCGCGCTGCAGTAGGTGCGATGATCAGCATGCCCGAGTACGTCGACGTCATAATTCCAAGAGGTGGAAAGTCTCTAATCGAGCGCATTTCCCGCGAAGCAACGGTGCCGGTCATTAAACACCTCGATGGGGTTTGTCACGTTTACATCGACACTACGGCCGATCCCGCTAAAGCGCTGGCCATCGCGGTAAACGCCAAAACGCATCGCTATGGCACCTGCAATACGATGGAGACGCTGCTGGTGGATGCGCCGATTGCTGACATCGTGCTGCCAGAGTTGGCTCGTGCCTACGCCGAGCATCATGTAGAGCTACGTGGTTGCGAGCGTACACGAGCATTGCTGCCCCAGGCGGCGTTGGCCACCGAAGAGGACTGGGGTGCTGAGTACCTTGCGCCGATTTTAGCGATTAAAGTTGTCGATGGAATGGATGAGGCGATTCAGCATATCGAGCACTATGGCTCCCATCATACTGATGCCATTGTGACTCAAGACATCAGTCTCGCGAGACGTTTCATGGCTGAGGTTGACTCAAGCTCAGTCATCGTCAATGCCTCTACGCGCTTCGCTGATGGCTTTGAGTATGGACTGGGTGCAGAAATTGGTATCTCAACCGATAAGCTGCATGCGCGAGGGCCGGTTGGATTAGAAGGGCTTACAACGCAAAAATATGTAGTCTTTGGTGATGGGCAAATCAGGCAATGA
- the rsfS gene encoding ribosome silencing factor encodes MHIDTLKNLAVDALEELKARDITQLDVSKLTEVTDLMLIASGTSTRHVAALAQNVVEKAKASGLAPRGVEGGDNADWVLVDLGDVIVHIMLPEARALYDLERLWADLPNDAGAISESLKRFEERATMS; translated from the coding sequence ATGCACATCGATACACTTAAAAATCTAGCGGTTGATGCCCTAGAAGAACTTAAAGCACGAGATATTACGCAGTTAGATGTTTCCAAACTGACTGAAGTTACTGATTTGATGCTGATCGCTAGTGGTACCTCCACTCGCCACGTGGCTGCCTTAGCGCAAAATGTTGTGGAAAAGGCCAAAGCGTCGGGTCTTGCGCCCCGAGGTGTTGAAGGTGGCGATAATGCTGACTGGGTATTGGTCGATTTAGGCGATGTGATTGTCCATATTATGTTGCCTGAAGCCAGAGCCCTCTATGATCTTGAGCGCTTATGGGCAGACCTACCCAATGACGCTGGGGCTATTAGTGAGTCGCTCAAACGGTTTGAAGAGCGAGCCACGATGTCATGA
- a CDS encoding LysE family translocator: protein MMSWATLSVFVPTFLFVSLTPGMCMTLAMVLGMTQGVKRTLWMMIGELVGVGIVAAAAGAGVAALMLRQPELFIAFKWVGGAYLAYLGIMMWRSRGRMAIPAELNAGPAAGRVQLATQGLVTAVANPKGWAFFMVLLPPFLDGSRPLAPQLTLLIAVILVIEFASMLVYATGGKTLRNVLGKSGNVRLLNRIAGTLMIGVGIWLALG from the coding sequence ATGATGTCATGGGCGACGCTGTCAGTGTTTGTACCCACTTTTTTGTTCGTTTCACTAACGCCGGGGATGTGTATGACGCTGGCCATGGTGCTGGGCATGACCCAGGGAGTGAAGCGAACGCTGTGGATGATGATAGGCGAGTTAGTGGGTGTTGGTATTGTGGCCGCCGCTGCAGGTGCTGGTGTAGCCGCGTTAATGCTACGACAGCCAGAGCTGTTCATTGCGTTTAAGTGGGTAGGCGGCGCTTACTTAGCTTATTTGGGCATTATGATGTGGCGCTCTAGAGGGCGTATGGCTATTCCTGCCGAGCTTAATGCTGGACCTGCTGCAGGGCGAGTGCAACTGGCCACTCAGGGATTAGTCACGGCAGTGGCCAACCCTAAAGGCTGGGCCTTTTTCATGGTGCTGTTGCCGCCGTTTTTAGATGGCAGTCGGCCACTTGCGCCTCAGCTAACGCTGCTGATTGCGGTTATTTTAGTGATCGAGTTTGCCAGCATGCTGGTCTACGCAACAGGGGGCAAAACGCTGCGTAACGTGCTGGGCAAAAGTGGCAATGTAAGGTTGCTTAATCGCATTGCCGGGACATTAATGATAGGCGTGGGGATCTGGCTGGCCCTGGGATAG
- the nadD gene encoding nicotinate-nucleotide adenylyltransferase encodes MSLTPMRIGMLGGTFDPVHLGHLRSAVEVREALELDRLHMIPAPQPPLRDTPQVSPEQRFELLKLGISDTPGVMADDRELRREGPSYSVDTLAELRQAYGDSACLVMIIGFDAFLRLAKWHKANQIFSLAHLVVIARPGYNAPWPEELRELVSNREVDSVDELMQSPHGRVLTLALPSMMAISATYIRERLEKGKSVRYLLPEAVEEAILRHGLYHSDE; translated from the coding sequence ATGAGTTTAACACCCATGCGAATAGGCATGCTGGGGGGCACATTTGATCCTGTACATCTGGGGCATTTGCGAAGCGCCGTTGAGGTTCGTGAAGCCCTGGAGCTTGATCGTTTACACATGATTCCCGCTCCTCAGCCGCCTCTGCGTGATACGCCTCAGGTGTCACCAGAACAGCGTTTTGAGTTGTTAAAGCTAGGCATTAGCGACACACCAGGTGTGATGGCTGATGATCGAGAGCTACGCCGCGAAGGGCCTTCTTATAGCGTGGATACGCTTGCTGAATTGCGGCAAGCGTATGGCGATAGCGCGTGTCTAGTGATGATCATTGGGTTCGATGCTTTTCTGCGGTTAGCCAAATGGCACAAAGCTAATCAGATATTCTCTTTAGCACATCTCGTTGTGATCGCTCGACCTGGCTATAACGCACCATGGCCTGAGGAATTAAGGGAACTGGTGAGTAATCGTGAAGTCGATAGTGTAGATGAACTGATGCAAAGCCCTCATGGTCGTGTTCTGACGCTGGCCTTGCCCTCCATGATGGCGATTTCAGCTACTTATATTAGAGAGCGTTTAGAAAAGGGCAAAAGCGTTCGTTATCTACTGCCTGAGGCCGTCGAAGAAGCCATTCTGCGGCACGGTTTGTATCATTCTGATGAATAG
- a CDS encoding bifunctional DedA family/phosphatase PAP2 family protein, producing MADTLFALSLSPAMLLLMVALISLLESLALVGLLVPGVVLITAASSVAGHEAIALPWLIGAALIGAMLGDSISYLLGYHHREQVTNRWPLSMHPEWLERGVRFFNRYGIHSVFIGRFVGPVRPIIPLIAGMLRMPKRTFLWANITSAALWAPAYVLPGYLLGRTWQQHLNLPPNIETAIITLSASIVVLAVIFSWGRAQVGRHGFIYLATARLIRRIPFMRRSWLSMSLNDEVPLASLLLFLITLASVSAWTLLVIHHQDPLAIDLQAQRLFSWLTNEPLQLISVALAKTGDALGVSALLLPLAVWLIHHKRIDALCHWVFAIGGVALLNTIGKMVFERARPATPEYLIGSFSYPSAHTSTTVVVVGLAAAFIAAELHRKQRIWVYWLAIILATPMALSRLILGVHWLSDLIGGALLGLLVCALIRLNWQRRVRAPLPHCPWGRLMASTIALVVLRIILIPPV from the coding sequence ATGGCTGATACGCTTTTTGCCCTGTCACTCTCGCCAGCCATGTTACTCCTGATGGTTGCACTGATTTCGCTGCTTGAATCCCTTGCGCTGGTTGGCTTATTGGTCCCTGGTGTTGTATTAATTACCGCCGCTTCGTCCGTGGCGGGACATGAAGCCATTGCCCTGCCATGGCTAATCGGTGCTGCGTTAATAGGCGCAATGTTGGGGGATAGCATTAGCTACCTGCTTGGCTATCACCATCGTGAACAGGTCACTAACCGCTGGCCTTTATCCATGCACCCAGAATGGCTTGAACGCGGCGTACGTTTTTTTAACCGTTATGGTATCCATTCCGTATTTATCGGTCGGTTTGTAGGCCCAGTCCGCCCCATTATTCCGCTTATTGCAGGTATGCTGCGGATGCCAAAGCGCACTTTTTTGTGGGCCAATATCACCTCCGCAGCCCTATGGGCCCCCGCTTATGTGTTGCCTGGCTACTTACTAGGAAGAACCTGGCAACAGCACCTCAACCTCCCCCCAAATATAGAAACGGCAATCATTACATTAAGCGCAAGTATCGTCGTGCTTGCAGTGATTTTTTCCTGGGGAAGAGCCCAAGTTGGACGCCACGGTTTCATCTACTTGGCAACAGCACGTCTTATTCGCCGCATCCCCTTTATGCGTCGGTCGTGGCTCTCAATGAGCCTTAATGATGAAGTGCCGCTAGCCTCGTTACTGCTGTTTTTGATCACGTTGGCAAGTGTCTCCGCCTGGACTCTGCTAGTCATCCATCATCAAGACCCGCTGGCGATAGACCTACAAGCACAGCGACTGTTTAGCTGGTTAACCAATGAACCACTTCAGTTAATCAGCGTAGCCTTAGCTAAAACAGGCGATGCACTCGGGGTTAGCGCACTACTTTTGCCTTTGGCCGTTTGGCTGATCCACCATAAACGCATCGATGCTCTCTGCCATTGGGTCTTTGCCATCGGTGGCGTTGCGCTGCTCAACACAATAGGAAAAATGGTTTTTGAGCGTGCTCGACCAGCAACGCCGGAGTACTTAATTGGCTCATTTTCATATCCAAGTGCACACACCTCCACGACGGTTGTTGTTGTAGGGCTAGCAGCGGCTTTCATTGCGGCAGAATTGCACCGCAAACAACGCATTTGGGTTTATTGGCTGGCCATTATCTTAGCAACACCCATGGCGTTATCGCGCTTGATATTAGGCGTTCATTGGCTAAGTGATCTCATCGGCGGCGCCCTCTTGGGCTTGCTGGTATGCGCCCTCATTCGGCTGAATTGGCAGCGACGCGTTAGGGCTCCTTTACCTCATTGCCCATGGGGCAGGCTAATGGCATCCACCATCGCGTTGGTAGTCCTGCGGATTATCCTGATACCACCTGTCTAG
- the rlmH gene encoding 23S rRNA (pseudouridine(1915)-N(3))-methyltransferase RlmH has product MKIRLLAVGTKMPAWVEEGIETYRKRLPRDFSLEIEEIPLGQRGKNADIAKARAQEAQRIRDKLRGDEYIVALEVKGKTWSTEQLADEADAWRMLGKDIVLLVGGPDGLEPSLSAMADKAWSLSPLTLPHPLVRIMLAEQLYRAWTLLVGHPYHR; this is encoded by the coding sequence ATGAAGATCCGGCTGTTAGCGGTGGGCACCAAAATGCCTGCGTGGGTTGAGGAGGGCATTGAGACCTACCGCAAACGGCTGCCTCGAGACTTCTCGCTTGAAATTGAAGAAATTCCACTGGGTCAGCGTGGCAAAAATGCTGATATAGCTAAAGCGCGTGCGCAAGAGGCTCAGCGTATACGTGACAAGCTTCGTGGCGACGAGTATATCGTGGCACTTGAGGTTAAGGGTAAAACCTGGAGTACCGAGCAACTTGCTGACGAAGCCGACGCTTGGCGCATGTTGGGCAAAGATATTGTGTTGTTGGTGGGAGGACCTGATGGCTTAGAGCCATCCCTTTCAGCAATGGCTGATAAAGCGTGGTCTTTATCGCCTCTCACGTTGCCACACCCACTGGTACGCATCATGCTGGCTGAGCAACTTTACCGGGCGTGGACACTGCTAGTAGGTCATCCCTATCATCGATAA
- a CDS encoding diguanylate cyclase — protein sequence MIDQLRHRHLITFAYTASVILVAGYTFWLYSMGNYHDLLVPMFVTLLLLTALLMHHSQALNPVVPRAILLGSSYVITLATFYNHPSISTIWIGLPTAAAFFLLPLSSAFLLTVFSSPLWWLLTRHSDASSETVIAYIALILLMALPPWEHARQRALLRATDPNDNDCNAYHIDTLKERLHNEFLRAAMLNKRLAVLVMHLPQLDMAEEQFGSRAKTALLGALCNEVNSRCRDHDLLGRAGNATFWLVLPDTSESGAMLVRERLQRALSQRVLVETGQLETRIAVCLPCRNESFERYINRLEARANALSIA from the coding sequence ATGATTGACCAACTGCGACACAGACACCTGATAACGTTTGCCTACACCGCGAGTGTAATCCTAGTAGCAGGATACACATTCTGGCTTTATAGCATGGGCAATTATCACGACCTTTTAGTGCCAATGTTTGTGACACTACTGCTACTTACTGCGTTGTTAATGCACCACAGCCAAGCGTTAAACCCTGTTGTTCCCCGCGCTATTTTGCTGGGTAGCAGTTATGTCATTACCCTGGCCACCTTCTACAATCATCCTAGCATCTCGACAATTTGGATCGGACTGCCCACGGCCGCGGCATTTTTTTTACTACCGCTATCGAGCGCGTTCTTACTAACGGTATTTTCCAGCCCCCTGTGGTGGCTACTAACCCGTCACAGCGATGCATCCTCAGAGACAGTTATTGCTTATATCGCTCTCATTCTGCTGATGGCCTTACCACCATGGGAGCACGCACGTCAGAGAGCATTGTTGAGGGCGACAGACCCAAACGACAATGATTGCAATGCTTACCATATTGATACGCTAAAAGAGCGGCTTCACAACGAGTTTCTGCGCGCAGCAATGCTCAACAAGCGCTTGGCAGTCTTAGTGATGCATTTACCCCAGCTTGATATGGCGGAAGAGCAATTTGGTTCACGCGCAAAAACGGCGTTGCTTGGCGCGCTCTGTAACGAGGTCAATAGCCGTTGCCGCGACCACGATCTGTTAGGTCGGGCAGGCAACGCCACGTTCTGGTTAGTACTGCCCGACACAAGTGAGAGCGGTGCTATGTTGGTGCGCGAACGGCTTCAACGCGCACTATCACAACGTGTTTTAGTAGAAACGGGGCAGTTAGAAACCCGCATTGCTGTTTGCCTACCATGCCGAAATGAGAGCTTTGAACGCTATATAAATCGCCTGGAAGCTCGTGCAAACGCATTATCTATAGCCTGA